In Neorhizobium sp. NCHU2750, a single genomic region encodes these proteins:
- a CDS encoding acyl-CoA thioesterase has protein sequence MTDAAKPSGELTLRTLAMPADANPAGDIFGGWVMAQMDLASGIRAAERARGRVVTAAVKEMAFQLPVKIGDTLNIYTTIARVGTSSITLTIEAWAQRARHRDLEKVTEGTFIMVALDEDGKPKPLPAE, from the coding sequence ATGACCGATGCTGCAAAGCCGAGTGGCGAACTGACGCTGAGAACGCTGGCCATGCCGGCAGATGCCAATCCGGCCGGAGATATTTTCGGCGGCTGGGTGATGGCGCAGATGGACCTTGCGAGCGGCATCCGCGCCGCCGAGCGCGCCCGCGGCCGCGTCGTCACCGCAGCCGTCAAGGAAATGGCCTTCCAGCTGCCGGTCAAGATCGGTGACACGCTGAACATTTACACGACGATCGCCCGCGTCGGCACCAGCTCGATCACCCTCACCATCGAAGCTTGGGCCCAGCGCGCCCGCCACCGCGACCTCGAAAAGGTCACCGAAGGCACGTTCATCATGGTGGCGCTCGACGAGGACGGCAAGCCGAAGCCGCTGCCGGCGGAATGA
- a CDS encoding GlxA family transcriptional regulator, whose translation MPKRDIVLVIHDGVQALDVAGPLDVFSAANGFLAEDDQYRCLLVARENEPVRCSNGMWMIPDLTFDTAERRFDTVLVAGGPSLPQRAEDDAMSDWLRRFATQASRYGSICNGTFALGHAGLLDGRTVTTHWICSAELAARFPNTRVEHDRIYARDDRLVTSAGVTAGIDLSLALVAEDHGADVSLACAKGLVVVAQRQGGQSQFSPLLLPGETITPIAKVKAYVMENIGEAFPVERLAEIAGVSPRSIARMFVRELDMTPHEFVENIRIDHARNLLEATDLVAKAVAFDCGFASPDQMRSAFQRRLGVTPLRYRESFRALA comes from the coding sequence ATGCCGAAGCGGGATATCGTTCTGGTCATACACGATGGCGTTCAGGCACTCGATGTCGCCGGCCCGCTCGATGTGTTCTCAGCCGCAAACGGATTTCTTGCCGAGGATGACCAATACCGATGCCTGCTCGTGGCGCGGGAAAACGAGCCGGTCCGCTGCTCCAACGGCATGTGGATGATCCCCGACCTGACCTTCGATACTGCGGAGCGCCGCTTCGACACGGTTCTGGTTGCCGGCGGCCCGAGCCTGCCGCAAAGGGCAGAAGACGACGCCATGTCGGACTGGCTGCGCCGCTTTGCGACGCAGGCAAGCCGCTACGGGTCGATCTGCAACGGCACTTTCGCGCTCGGCCATGCGGGCCTTCTCGATGGCAGGACGGTGACGACGCACTGGATCTGTTCGGCGGAACTGGCCGCACGCTTTCCCAACACCCGCGTCGAACATGACCGTATCTATGCCCGCGACGACCGGCTCGTCACCTCGGCGGGCGTCACCGCCGGCATCGACTTGAGCCTCGCGCTGGTGGCGGAGGACCACGGTGCCGACGTGTCGCTGGCCTGTGCCAAGGGCCTCGTCGTGGTGGCGCAGCGGCAGGGCGGCCAGTCGCAGTTCAGCCCGCTGCTTCTGCCGGGCGAGACCATCACCCCGATCGCCAAGGTAAAGGCCTATGTGATGGAGAATATCGGCGAGGCCTTTCCGGTCGAAAGGCTGGCCGAGATCGCCGGCGTCAGCCCGCGCAGCATCGCGCGCATGTTCGTCCGCGAACTCGACATGACGCCCCACGAATTCGTCGAGAACATCCGTATCGATCACGCCCGTAATCTCCTGGAAGCGACCGATCTGGTCGCCAAGGCCGTGGCATTCGATTGCGGCTTTGCGAGCCCCGACCAGATGCGCAGCGCCTTTCAGCGCCGGCTAGGCGTCACGCCGCTGCGCTACCGCGAAAGTTTTCGCGCACTCGCCTAG
- a CDS encoding ABC-2 family transporter protein → MVFSGINIEYGGHIALGLAMMTWALPQLGLDWSAMKMLYLVATLISAALLTGAMLTIVGAMALVLTRSRYLFGIYFDFWELARYPLTIFAMPLQFVLLSVVPLGYMAYVPVASLIGKPVPLIGSAAPFAALSAGPVAVLIAIIVWKACERRYQGAGG, encoded by the coding sequence CTGGTCTTTTCCGGCATCAATATCGAATATGGCGGGCATATCGCGCTCGGACTGGCGATGATGACATGGGCGTTGCCGCAACTCGGCCTGGACTGGTCGGCGATGAAGATGCTCTATCTCGTCGCAACCCTGATCAGCGCGGCACTTCTGACCGGCGCGATGCTGACCATAGTCGGCGCCATGGCGCTCGTTCTCACCCGCTCACGCTACCTGTTCGGCATCTATTTCGATTTCTGGGAGCTGGCACGCTATCCGCTCACCATCTTCGCTATGCCGCTGCAATTCGTCCTCCTGTCGGTCGTGCCGCTCGGCTACATGGCCTATGTGCCGGTGGCCTCGCTGATTGGCAAACCCGTGCCGCTGATCGGCAGTGCGGCACCCTTTGCAGCACTATCGGCTGGGCCGGTGGCAGTGCTCATCGCGATCATCGTGTGGAAGGCCTGCGAACGGCGCTACCAAGGGGCCGGCGGTTGA
- a CDS encoding methyl-accepting chemotaxis protein, with translation MQRLAISWRLYCLVALSLVILAGSLTFSLFESYASSERERKAGLAQMNDTALAVLKKYQALEESGAMSREKAQAEAKGIIGAMRYDNGSGYFWINDMHPTMVMHPVKPEMNGTDLSQNKDTNGKFLFVDFVKIVQAEGKGFVDYYWPKPGAPEPVEKFSHVAGFAPWGWIVGTGVYVDDLDAMFRKDAVDFGIIFAVGALVLIGGASLVVRSVTGPLFRVQQVLQMIAGGASGVAVPCTEQRNEIGTMARALLVLRDNVEERAALQTREADQQRALAAERSASERVISTAAERQSRAISELGQALETLAAGDLSVSLGDIGEDYAKLRQDFNDAVGALNAAIMAISETGLVVRDSASDISSATGNLARRTEQQAAALEETAAALDEITATVGTASQRAREARQMVSETKLSASRSGEIVRNAIEAMGRIEGSSGRIGQIISVIDEIAFQTNLLALNAGVEAARAGEAGRGFAVVAQEVRELAQRSANAAREIKELIGNSVHEVEGGVALVRSTGDALVEIAALVEKVNAHVETIATAAQEQASGLAEINSSVNHMDQMTQQNAAMVEETTAASQTLADQSMHLQHLLGAFRLGEDEGRPASRAA, from the coding sequence ATGCAGCGTCTTGCCATTTCCTGGCGGCTTTATTGTCTGGTCGCGCTGTCGCTGGTCATCCTGGCCGGCAGCCTGACCTTCAGCCTTTTCGAGAGCTATGCCTCGTCCGAGCGGGAACGCAAGGCAGGGCTTGCCCAGATGAACGACACGGCGCTGGCCGTGTTGAAGAAATACCAGGCGCTCGAGGAGAGCGGGGCGATGTCGCGCGAAAAGGCGCAGGCAGAGGCCAAGGGCATCATTGGTGCCATGCGCTATGACAACGGTTCCGGTTACTTCTGGATCAACGACATGCATCCGACCATGGTCATGCATCCGGTCAAGCCGGAGATGAACGGCACGGATCTCAGCCAGAACAAGGATACGAACGGCAAATTCCTGTTCGTCGATTTCGTCAAGATCGTGCAGGCTGAGGGCAAGGGTTTCGTTGATTACTACTGGCCGAAGCCGGGCGCTCCCGAGCCGGTGGAAAAATTCTCCCATGTGGCGGGTTTCGCGCCCTGGGGCTGGATCGTCGGCACCGGCGTCTATGTCGACGATCTCGACGCCATGTTCCGCAAGGATGCAGTCGACTTCGGCATTATCTTCGCCGTCGGCGCGCTGGTTCTGATCGGCGGTGCCTCGCTGGTGGTCAGGAGTGTTACCGGCCCGCTCTTCAGGGTGCAGCAGGTGCTGCAGATGATTGCCGGTGGCGCGTCCGGCGTGGCCGTGCCCTGCACCGAACAGAGAAACGAGATCGGCACGATGGCGCGTGCGCTTCTTGTCCTGCGCGACAATGTCGAGGAGCGTGCCGCACTCCAGACCCGCGAAGCCGACCAGCAGCGGGCGCTCGCCGCCGAGCGGTCGGCAAGCGAGCGGGTCATTTCCACCGCAGCCGAACGCCAGTCCCGCGCAATCAGCGAGCTTGGCCAGGCGCTCGAAACCCTGGCAGCAGGCGACCTTTCCGTCTCGCTCGGCGATATCGGCGAGGACTATGCCAAGCTGAGGCAGGATTTCAACGATGCCGTCGGCGCGCTGAATGCGGCGATCATGGCGATTTCGGAAACCGGCCTCGTCGTCCGCGACAGCGCCTCGGACATTTCGTCCGCCACCGGCAATCTGGCGCGCCGCACCGAACAGCAGGCGGCTGCATTGGAGGAAACTGCTGCCGCGCTCGACGAGATCACCGCCACCGTCGGCACCGCCTCGCAGCGCGCCAGGGAGGCTCGCCAGATGGTCAGCGAAACCAAGCTCAGCGCCAGCCGTTCCGGCGAGATCGTCCGCAACGCGATCGAGGCGATGGGCCGTATCGAAGGTTCTTCCGGCCGCATCGGCCAGATCATCTCCGTCATCGACGAGATCGCCTTCCAGACCAATCTCCTGGCCCTGAACGCCGGCGTCGAGGCGGCGCGGGCAGGCGAGGCGGGCAGGGGCTTCGCCGTCGTCGCCCAGGAAGTCCGCGAACTCGCCCAGCGCTCGGCCAATGCGGCCCGCGAGATCAAGGAACTGATCGGCAATTCGGTCCACGAGGTCGAGGGTGGCGTGGCTCTGGTGCGCTCCACCGGCGATGCGCTGGTCGAGATCGCCGCCCTGGTCGAAAAGGTCAATGCCCATGTGGAAACCATCGCGACCGCCGCGCAGGAACAGGCAAGCGGGCTTGCCGAGATCAACTCCTCGGTCAACCACATGGACCAGATGACCCAGCAGAACGCCGCCATGGTGGAGGAAACCACTGCGGCTAGCCAGACGCTGGCCGACCAGAGCATGCATCTCCAGCACCTGCTCGGCGCCTTCCGCCTCGGTGAAGACGAAGGCCGCCCGGCGTCACGGGCTGCCTGA
- a CDS encoding LysR substrate-binding domain-containing protein, whose product MSRNLDIALLRTFVAVADHASMTAAGNALHLTQSAVSQQIARLERLAGKLFFRERRTLRLTAVGERLLFRARHMLVLNDELWSAMTERAIEGRVRLGAPYDLVGTWLTPILKTYAEHNPRVEVALVCLASPELIEAVDGGLIDLALVEEPIGASRGESLAVDRLVWVGARAGTAYLKNPLPVSMVAETCAFRPAVLKALDERHLAWRTLFESGSIDATRATVRADLAVTASLESTVPGDLAILLSGERLPELTPFSINLHRSKGKSSPAVAELARHIREGIAAGPQSQW is encoded by the coding sequence ATGAGCCGTAATCTGGATATTGCCCTTCTCCGAACTTTCGTCGCGGTTGCCGATCATGCCAGCATGACGGCGGCCGGCAATGCTCTTCACCTGACCCAGAGCGCAGTCAGCCAGCAGATCGCAAGGCTGGAGCGCCTGGCCGGAAAGCTGTTTTTCAGAGAGCGGCGGACGCTGAGACTGACTGCGGTCGGCGAAAGGCTTCTCTTCAGGGCACGGCACATGCTGGTTCTCAACGACGAGCTTTGGTCGGCGATGACGGAGCGGGCGATCGAGGGTCGCGTGCGTCTGGGGGCACCCTATGATCTGGTGGGCACATGGCTCACGCCGATCCTCAAAACCTATGCCGAGCACAATCCGCGCGTCGAAGTGGCGCTTGTCTGCCTCGCTTCACCCGAACTCATCGAGGCGGTGGACGGTGGTCTCATCGATCTGGCGCTGGTCGAGGAACCGATCGGTGCCTCGCGTGGCGAGAGCCTTGCCGTCGACCGGCTCGTATGGGTCGGGGCGAGGGCGGGTACGGCGTATCTGAAGAACCCGCTGCCCGTCTCCATGGTGGCGGAAACCTGCGCCTTTCGCCCGGCTGTGCTGAAGGCGCTCGATGAACGCCATCTCGCATGGCGCACGCTGTTTGAAAGCGGCAGTATCGACGCGACGCGGGCGACGGTTCGGGCCGATCTTGCCGTGACCGCATCGTTGGAATCGACCGTGCCCGGTGATCTCGCCATCCTGCTATCGGGAGAACGCCTGCCGGAACTCACACCCTTTTCCATCAACCTCCACCGGTCGAAGGGCAAGTCATCGCCGGCTGTTGCCGAACTTGCACGGCATATCCGCGAAGGCATTGCTGCCGGCCCGCAGTCGCAATGGTAG
- a CDS encoding alpha/beta hydrolase: MIANIILVHGAWADGSSWARVIPLLAAKGLKVTAVQLPLTSFEEDVKAVTRAIALADGEVVLVGHSYAGAVIGEAGNDPKVARLVYIDAFAPDAGESAGSLFAQFKSAPLNAEIRPDAQGFLKLTETGVSTLFAQDLDATDKAVLYATQGPVNGAALGGTLTAAAWRTRPTYYMIGNNDMAILRAEQERMAARMNATVTHVEASHVPMLSQPEAVTQFILQAAA, encoded by the coding sequence ATGATTGCCAATATTATTCTTGTTCACGGCGCATGGGCAGACGGTTCCAGCTGGGCCCGCGTCATTCCGCTTCTGGCTGCAAAGGGCCTGAAGGTCACTGCCGTACAGCTGCCGCTCACCAGTTTCGAGGAAGACGTCAAGGCTGTCACCCGCGCGATCGCGCTCGCCGATGGCGAGGTGGTTCTGGTCGGACACAGCTATGCCGGTGCGGTGATCGGCGAAGCCGGCAATGATCCGAAGGTCGCAAGGCTCGTCTATATCGACGCCTTTGCCCCCGATGCCGGGGAATCGGCCGGTTCGCTCTTCGCCCAGTTCAAGTCCGCACCGCTCAATGCCGAGATCCGCCCGGATGCTCAGGGCTTTCTCAAGCTCACCGAGACGGGCGTTTCGACGCTGTTTGCCCAGGATCTCGATGCGACCGACAAGGCCGTGCTCTACGCCACGCAGGGGCCGGTCAATGGCGCCGCACTCGGCGGCACGCTGACCGCCGCCGCATGGCGGACCCGGCCGACCTATTACATGATCGGCAATAACGACATGGCGATCCTGCGGGCCGAGCAGGAGCGCATGGCAGCCCGCATGAATGCGACCGTCACCCATGTGGAGGCGAGCCATGTGCCGATGCTGTCGCAGCCCGAGGCCGTGACGCAGTTCATCCTGCAGGCCGCCGCCTGA
- a CDS encoding extensin family protein produces the protein MAYASRSTRAIGSLMVSTMLVACSADNLVPPASIDHGTQVGSIQSSRQLPPAPIAGQTSQQAYRMSPAPVSQAGGGYLTAPSQTYSPSSSAPLASSAPAPDGDHYLRAPGSASGRAPATIPQAGVNMDEQFGFAPDESGVVGLAEEEETDIAEGVGDEPVVDGIGTDHPVALKPKTTRAGIQPMAASPSADDRVIVPPKRQGAGMGAGISGQGVSSGMIWDDNSPVTPPSRTPAQPQGGAQEVAMLRPNNPMAADGPMSVPDGAFPREIMPQSEVACRSELRRLGVEFRDLPRISQGESCGIDYPVKLSGLSGGIDVKPAVTLNCQVTLAFAKWVKNDLAVSARTRYFTGIQKIVPLGGYSCRKMNNSHQRYNPMSEHAHGNAIDVGAIVLKNGHDIDVRKKGLFSFREGGLLKSVRSDGCKYFSTVLGPGSNAEHWNHFHFDLRSRRGGRAYCD, from the coding sequence ATGGCGTATGCTTCACGATCGACGCGGGCCATCGGCTCGCTGATGGTCTCGACCATGCTGGTTGCATGTTCGGCCGACAATCTCGTGCCGCCGGCATCGATTGATCACGGCACCCAGGTAGGCTCCATCCAGTCGAGCCGCCAGCTTCCTCCAGCGCCGATTGCCGGCCAGACGTCGCAGCAGGCCTATCGCATGTCGCCCGCGCCCGTATCTCAGGCCGGCGGCGGTTATCTGACCGCGCCCTCCCAAACCTATTCGCCATCCTCGTCTGCACCCTTAGCCTCGTCCGCGCCGGCCCCTGATGGCGACCACTATCTGCGCGCTCCGGGGAGTGCTTCGGGCCGCGCACCGGCGACGATACCGCAGGCCGGCGTCAATATGGACGAGCAGTTCGGCTTCGCGCCCGACGAGAGCGGCGTGGTGGGCCTTGCCGAGGAAGAGGAAACCGATATCGCCGAGGGCGTCGGCGACGAGCCGGTGGTCGATGGCATCGGTACCGATCATCCGGTGGCGCTGAAGCCGAAGACGACCCGCGCCGGCATCCAGCCGATGGCCGCATCACCCTCCGCCGACGATCGCGTCATCGTGCCGCCGAAGCGCCAAGGAGCTGGAATGGGAGCAGGGATTTCGGGGCAGGGGGTGTCCTCCGGCATGATCTGGGACGACAATTCTCCCGTGACACCGCCAAGCCGGACGCCTGCCCAACCTCAAGGTGGGGCCCAGGAAGTCGCCATGCTGCGGCCGAACAACCCGATGGCCGCCGACGGCCCGATGAGCGTTCCTGACGGCGCCTTTCCGCGCGAGATCATGCCGCAATCCGAAGTCGCCTGCCGCTCCGAGCTTCGCCGTCTCGGTGTCGAGTTTCGCGATCTGCCGCGCATCTCGCAGGGGGAAAGCTGCGGCATCGATTATCCGGTCAAGCTGTCAGGACTGTCGGGCGGCATCGACGTCAAGCCGGCGGTGACGCTGAATTGCCAGGTGACGCTCGCCTTCGCCAAATGGGTGAAGAACGATCTCGCCGTCTCTGCCCGCACCCGCTATTTCACCGGCATCCAGAAGATCGTACCGCTCGGCGGCTATTCCTGCCGCAAGATGAACAACAGCCATCAGCGCTATAATCCGATGTCCGAACATGCCCATGGCAATGCCATCGATGTCGGCGCGATCGTGCTGAAGAACGGCCACGATATCGATGTGCGCAAGAAGGGACTGTTCTCCTTCCGCGAGGGCGGGTTGCTGAAATCGGTGCGCAGCGACGGCTGCAAGTATTTCTCCACCGTGCTTGGCCCGGGCAGCAATGCCGAACACTGGAACCACTTCCATTTCGACCTGCGCTCGCGCCGCGGCGGTCGCGCCTATTGCGACTGA
- a CDS encoding YafY family protein, whose translation MSRTSRLFDLIGLLRARRMPVTALELAGELGISERSVYRDIETLRSMGALVDGQAGIGYCLRQGFFLPEFAFSADELDALILGLSWVQQRADPALAQGSESALAKILSAARSGPAPDDGTPTLAAASASERVDPAQTATLRDAIRRQRKVAISYEDAHGLLSDRTIWPIAIIYFDDVRVLAAWCEQRSAFRHFRIDRLQVKAILEERYPGRRQSIMKQWLQQDRDWRSLLTISDTSAG comes from the coding sequence ATGTCGAGAACCAGCCGTCTGTTTGATCTCATAGGCCTGTTGCGCGCCCGACGAATGCCCGTCACTGCCCTTGAACTGGCGGGCGAACTCGGTATCTCGGAGCGTAGCGTATACCGGGACATCGAGACATTGCGTTCAATGGGCGCGCTTGTCGATGGACAGGCCGGCATCGGCTATTGCCTGAGGCAGGGCTTCTTTCTTCCCGAGTTCGCATTTTCAGCGGACGAGCTGGATGCGTTGATCCTCGGCCTGAGCTGGGTGCAGCAGCGCGCCGATCCCGCGCTGGCGCAAGGCAGCGAGAGTGCGCTCGCCAAGATATTGTCCGCAGCAAGGAGCGGACCCGCACCGGATGACGGAACGCCTACGCTTGCTGCGGCCTCGGCATCCGAGCGGGTGGATCCTGCCCAGACCGCCACATTGCGGGATGCGATCCGCCGTCAGCGCAAGGTCGCGATCAGCTATGAGGACGCCCACGGCTTGCTGTCGGATCGCACCATCTGGCCGATTGCCATCATCTATTTCGACGATGTGCGCGTGCTGGCGGCATGGTGCGAACAAAGATCGGCCTTCCGCCATTTCCGCATCGATCGCCTGCAGGTGAAAGCGATCCTGGAAGAGCGCTACCCCGGACGACGCCAATCGATCATGAAGCAATGGCTGCAGCAGGATCGTGACTGGCGTTCACTCCTGACAATTTCTGACACCTCGGCAGGCTAG
- a CDS encoding LysE family translocator has product MAAADFLSFLLFVIVSTITPGGATTLATASGAHFGYRRSLPMIAGIAMGLGSMGASAAVGLGGIIMALPSLQLAMKLVGSCYLLWLAFKMSRSGPPHLQRTIARPTRFIGAIWLVWHNPKGWAMALGAAASFATLAENPLHLCAILGLSFAIAAALSLSLWCLAGLLLARLLKTDRQWHLLNLALGLLLAASVVPMWLE; this is encoded by the coding sequence ATGGCCGCTGCCGATTTCCTCTCGTTTCTTCTCTTTGTCATCGTCTCCACCATCACACCCGGAGGAGCGACGACGCTTGCAACGGCATCCGGCGCTCATTTCGGCTATCGCCGCTCACTTCCGATGATCGCCGGGATCGCCATGGGCCTTGGTTCGATGGGCGCATCGGCAGCGGTCGGGCTCGGCGGCATCATCATGGCGCTGCCATCGCTTCAGTTGGCCATGAAACTCGTGGGCAGCTGTTATCTCCTCTGGCTTGCGTTCAAGATGAGCCGCAGCGGGCCGCCACACCTGCAACGCACGATCGCCCGCCCGACGCGGTTCATCGGTGCGATCTGGCTCGTCTGGCATAATCCGAAAGGCTGGGCCATGGCGCTCGGCGCCGCCGCTTCCTTTGCTACGCTCGCGGAAAATCCTCTGCATCTCTGCGCCATACTCGGCCTGTCATTCGCCATTGCCGCGGCGCTCTCGCTTTCGCTCTGGTGCCTCGCCGGATTGCTTTTGGCGCGCCTGCTGAAAACGGATCGGCAATGGCACCTGCTCAATCTCGCCCTCGGCCTTCTTCTGGCGGCTTCAGTCGTGCCGATGTGGCTTGAATAG
- a CDS encoding DUF1330 domain-containing protein, translating to MVSLSPAAIDAFLSEEDGSAVVMLNLIRFEPDGGRQRYLQYLQLAKPILARFGAKILFGGDGLPVLTTGQEQGWDAVVLVQYPHRSAFKTMVADPDYQVAFKIGISAISDITLQPLKSIDGLA from the coding sequence ATGGTTTCATTATCCCCTGCCGCAATCGATGCCTTCCTCTCCGAAGAGGACGGCTCAGCCGTCGTCATGCTGAATCTCATTCGGTTCGAACCGGACGGCGGCCGGCAACGGTATCTGCAATATCTTCAGCTGGCCAAGCCGATCCTCGCCCGATTTGGTGCAAAGATCCTGTTCGGCGGCGATGGTCTGCCGGTGCTCACCACGGGGCAGGAACAGGGATGGGATGCCGTTGTGCTGGTCCAGTATCCGCACCGTTCCGCCTTCAAGACCATGGTTGCCGATCCGGACTATCAGGTCGCCTTCAAAATCGGCATCTCGGCAATCTCTGACATCACGCTGCAACCCCTGAAGTCCATCGACGGGCTGGCTTGA
- a CDS encoding DUF1501 domain-containing protein: MSFDGLSGRPDRFRLSRRGFLAGACCAAAAPVMTPVTFAAAPGDNRFVTIVLRGAMDGLDLVQPYGDPDFAALRPKLALTPDKGLLDLDGFFGLHPAASSLMPLWKSEQLSFVHAVSTPYRNQRSHFDGQDILESGGADKSQKTGWLNRALAVIPRSDARRAIDINSSMELILTGPNRADSWSSQSNFSLAEDEMAFLQRLYAGDPAFAQAFEEAVKTDQETDLLYGDEKRGAGIADMAKLAGGMLREDYRVASFSINGWDTHVGQSANFSKAAGDLAIAITALKDALGDDAWQKTAVLAMTEFGRTARENGTNGTDHGTGGVALLAGGAIAGGKVMGNWPGLGDGKLLDERDLMPTGDVREIAAAMLYQQFDIRPNNLTSKIFPGLDFDEDSVFLKG, translated from the coding sequence ATGAGTTTTGACGGACTGTCCGGTCGTCCCGATCGTTTTCGCCTATCCCGCCGCGGTTTTCTGGCCGGAGCCTGCTGTGCGGCCGCAGCCCCGGTGATGACGCCGGTGACCTTCGCTGCCGCTCCCGGCGACAATCGTTTCGTCACCATCGTGCTGCGCGGAGCCATGGACGGGCTCGATCTCGTCCAGCCCTATGGTGACCCGGATTTTGCCGCCTTGCGGCCGAAACTGGCGCTGACGCCCGACAAGGGCCTGCTCGATCTCGATGGCTTTTTCGGCCTGCATCCGGCCGCCTCTTCCCTCATGCCGCTGTGGAAGAGCGAACAACTGTCCTTCGTCCACGCGGTTTCGACTCCGTATCGCAATCAGCGCAGCCATTTCGATGGTCAGGACATTCTGGAAAGCGGCGGCGCCGACAAGAGCCAGAAAACCGGCTGGCTGAACCGGGCGCTGGCCGTCATCCCGCGCTCCGACGCCCGCCGAGCGATCGATATCAACAGTTCGATGGAACTGATCCTCACCGGCCCGAACCGCGCCGACAGCTGGTCGAGCCAGAGCAATTTCTCGCTGGCCGAAGACGAAATGGCCTTCCTTCAGCGTCTTTATGCTGGTGATCCCGCCTTCGCCCAGGCCTTCGAAGAGGCGGTGAAGACCGACCAAGAGACCGATCTTCTTTACGGCGACGAGAAGCGCGGCGCCGGCATTGCCGACATGGCAAAGCTTGCCGGCGGCATGCTGCGCGAGGATTATCGCGTTGCGAGCTTTTCCATCAACGGCTGGGACACCCATGTCGGCCAGTCCGCCAATTTCAGCAAGGCGGCAGGCGACCTGGCGATTGCCATCACCGCCTTGAAGGATGCGCTGGGCGACGATGCCTGGCAGAAGACGGCGGTGCTGGCGATGACCGAATTCGGCCGCACGGCCCGCGAAAACGGCACCAATGGCACCGACCACGGCACCGGTGGCGTGGCCCTTCTGGCCGGCGGTGCGATAGCCGGCGGCAAGGTGATGGGCAACTGGCCGGGCCTCGGCGACGGCAAGCTCTTGGACGAGCGCGACCTCATGCCGACCGGCGACGTTCGCGAAATCGCCGCCGCCATGCTCTACCAGCAATTCGACATCCGCCCGAACAACCTGACGTCCAAGATCTTTCCGGGGCTCGATTTCGACGAGGATTCGGTTTTTCTGAAGGGGTGA
- a CDS encoding alpha/beta hydrolase, with product MKIRSKDIELHVEDAGAGQPALVFLHYWGGSSRTWRHVTERLQPEFRTIAIDQRGWGKSDDAPGGDYALTDLAGDAEAVIDALGLDRYVLVGHSMGGKAAQLLASRQPTGLAGLVLVAPSPPSPLGMPLEVRQGMVGAYASRESIMATVDQVLAGSPLGADDLEGVIADSLRGADAAKSAWPLSTSQEDITADVAHITVPVLVISGENDHVDPPTVLRQELLPRIPQAELHILKGVGHLSPLEAPDSLADLIGSFVRGLGRMGA from the coding sequence ATGAAAATCAGATCGAAGGATATCGAACTCCATGTTGAGGATGCTGGCGCGGGCCAGCCTGCCCTCGTCTTCCTCCACTATTGGGGAGGTTCATCGCGGACATGGCGGCATGTGACGGAAAGACTGCAGCCGGAATTTCGCACCATCGCGATCGACCAGCGTGGCTGGGGGAAATCGGATGACGCACCGGGCGGTGACTATGCGCTCACGGACCTTGCCGGCGACGCAGAGGCGGTGATCGATGCACTCGGGCTCGATCGCTATGTTCTCGTGGGCCACTCGATGGGTGGCAAGGCTGCCCAGCTTCTCGCCTCGCGGCAGCCGACGGGGCTTGCAGGCCTCGTCCTCGTCGCGCCCTCCCCGCCCTCGCCGCTCGGCATGCCTCTGGAGGTCAGGCAGGGCATGGTCGGTGCCTATGCGAGCCGGGAGAGCATCATGGCGACCGTCGATCAGGTGCTGGCCGGTAGCCCACTTGGCGCCGACGATCTCGAGGGCGTGATTGCCGACAGCCTGCGTGGCGCCGACGCAGCAAAATCCGCATGGCCGCTCTCAACAAGCCAGGAGGACATCACTGCCGACGTTGCGCATATAACCGTGCCAGTGCTGGTGATTTCCGGCGAGAACGACCATGTCGACCCGCCGACGGTGCTGAGACAAGAGCTCCTGCCACGCATTCCGCAGGCGGAGCTCCATATCCTCAAAGGCGTCGGGCATCTCTCGCCGCTCGAGGCACCGGATAGCCTGGCGGACCTGATCGGCAGCTTCGTGCGCGGGCTTGGCCGGATGGGTGCCTGA